In a single window of the Acinetobacter tibetensis genome:
- a CDS encoding DUF4123 domain-containing protein → MNTIQLFDHISQQQESNPNLNFYLLLDTAKNHIYIRRWLKTLSEKQFNQIGNLFHGTIDEASPLEVSPLLMGIDQGNNETLQRTLLVSENIGMFSLIETSLSKQSLIKHLQPFLQAEMPNGELALFRFYDPSITKILDKMLDKQEYQKLFKPLNNWWVQQANDTFNNLVSD, encoded by the coding sequence ATGAATACTATTCAACTCTTTGATCATATTTCTCAACAGCAAGAATCGAATCCAAATTTAAACTTTTATTTGCTTTTAGATACTGCGAAAAATCATATCTACATCAGACGGTGGTTAAAGACACTGTCGGAAAAACAATTCAATCAAATTGGGAACTTATTTCACGGCACTATCGATGAAGCTTCGCCTTTAGAAGTATCTCCTTTGTTGATGGGCATCGATCAAGGAAACAATGAAACACTGCAACGGACACTTTTAGTCAGCGAGAATATAGGGATGTTTTCACTAATAGAAACATCTTTGTCTAAACAATCACTAATAAAGCATTTACAGCCTTTTTTACAGGCTGAGATGCCGAATGGTGAACTGGCTTTGTTCCGGTTTTACGATCCATCTATTACTAAAATCTTAGATAAGATGTTGGATAAGCAGGAATATCAAAAATTATTTAAGCCCTTGAATAATTGGTGGGTTCAACAAGCCAATGACACCTTTAATAATTTAGTGAGCGATTGA